In the genome of Bremerella sp. JC817, one region contains:
- a CDS encoding serine/threonine-protein kinase, producing the protein MNISETIPIAPITPCLQRAILSAYKQDDISDVATLEIIEGHLNQCASCTYHFDQLPEEGLLEQFLKDSTPSTNCDATEVTQTNDISELPLSVLECGNWNWLGQLGRGGSGEVYLCQNVSSRSLEAVKVVRAPADVAVGTIDRVCREARLTQLPTHPNVVRMQSPVRVGSFVLLPMQLILGENLEQITRRLGGKVSVEVACHWIDQVVEALIYAAQQGVVHRDIKPANLMLGYDGVVRLLDFGMAKLTPLDELGENTVTFVGKCGTPGYLAPEQALSLKSADARSDLYSLGCTFYRLLVGHPPFAAETGHTNFDAVLDAHQSEIPRPLHEVCPDIPVRLSALVARLLAKSPADRFASAVELQKALKNWREILTPPHAGPSPKAGPQIPPRNRVSTLVALAMVIVALLVASGAILSIQTKAGEVILQTDSPLVKITIDDRPVKATKIGVSEDGLEKLKITARKGKHQLKIEKDGVSVWSQEVDIGADNQRQFTIRLKPEPAPEQLSTDETPPIVEAPQMPSEPEPPQELTLEEKKEDLRKHLVAHDWRYRDSLYPPGDIARFRPNGKFHDRWNWNYWILDDRSFHVQFWDPIYNPETAVLFEFNEDRTEFRSEFGKVGEWHVVTGRMIPRDDAP; encoded by the coding sequence ATGAATATCTCTGAAACAATACCCATTGCTCCGATCACACCTTGTTTGCAACGCGCGATATTAAGTGCTTACAAACAAGATGACATCAGCGATGTAGCAACCCTGGAGATAATTGAAGGGCACCTCAATCAATGTGCATCTTGCACCTACCACTTCGATCAACTCCCTGAAGAAGGGCTCCTCGAGCAATTCCTGAAGGATTCGACCCCTTCGACAAATTGCGATGCAACGGAAGTCACTCAGACAAACGACATCTCGGAGTTGCCTTTGAGTGTGCTGGAGTGTGGCAACTGGAACTGGCTCGGGCAACTTGGTCGGGGAGGAAGTGGCGAGGTCTATCTTTGCCAAAACGTTTCAAGCCGTTCGCTGGAAGCGGTGAAGGTGGTTCGGGCTCCGGCGGATGTCGCTGTCGGCACGATCGACCGGGTCTGTCGCGAGGCACGCCTCACGCAATTGCCCACGCACCCGAACGTTGTGCGAATGCAATCGCCGGTGCGTGTCGGAAGCTTTGTCTTGCTACCGATGCAATTGATTCTGGGCGAGAACCTCGAACAAATTACCCGACGCCTGGGAGGTAAGGTTTCGGTTGAGGTGGCCTGTCATTGGATCGACCAGGTCGTTGAAGCATTGATCTATGCCGCTCAGCAAGGGGTCGTGCATCGCGACATCAAACCGGCGAATTTGATGCTGGGTTATGACGGTGTCGTTCGTCTACTCGATTTCGGCATGGCGAAGCTCACACCGCTCGACGAGTTAGGAGAGAACACGGTAACCTTCGTGGGAAAGTGTGGGACACCAGGGTATCTGGCGCCGGAACAAGCCCTCAGCTTGAAGTCGGCCGATGCCCGCTCGGACCTTTATAGTCTCGGTTGTACTTTCTATCGACTGCTCGTCGGGCACCCTCCCTTCGCCGCGGAAACCGGACACACGAACTTTGATGCGGTCTTGGATGCGCATCAATCGGAGATCCCGCGTCCACTGCATGAAGTCTGCCCTGATATTCCGGTTCGCTTGAGTGCATTGGTTGCCAGGCTATTAGCCAAGTCTCCGGCAGATCGTTTCGCCTCAGCAGTCGAGTTGCAAAAGGCTCTCAAGAATTGGCGGGAAATTCTAACTCCTCCGCATGCCGGCCCCTCGCCGAAAGCCGGGCCGCAGATTCCACCACGGAATCGTGTTTCCACCCTCGTAGCCTTGGCGATGGTAATTGTGGCACTACTCGTTGCCAGCGGAGCCATCCTCAGTATTCAGACCAAGGCGGGTGAAGTGATTCTGCAAACCGACTCGCCGCTCGTGAAGATCACCATCGATGATCGTCCAGTCAAAGCGACCAAGATTGGTGTCAGTGAAGATGGTCTGGAGAAATTAAAGATCACTGCCAGAAAAGGCAAGCATCAATTGAAGATCGAGAAAGACGGCGTTTCGGTCTGGAGCCAGGAGGTTGATATTGGCGCCGACAATCAGCGACAGTTCACGATCCGCTTAAAACCAGAACCAGCCCCGGAACAACTCTCCACGGACGAGACACCGCCAATTGTCGAAGCCCCGCAGATGCCTTCCGAGCCTGAACCTCCGCAGGAATTGACGCTTGAAGAAAAGAAAGAGGATCTTCGTAAGCACCTCGTAGCTCACGATTGGCGTTACCGGGATAGCTTGTATCCGCCGGGCGACATTGCCCGCTTCCGCCCCAACGGCAAGTTCCACGATCGCTGGAATTGGAACTATTGGATTTTAGACGATCGCTCGTTCCACGTTCAGTTCTGGGATCCAATCTATAATCCGGAGACTGCCGTGCTCTTTGAGTTCAATGAAGACCGCACCGAATTCCGCTCTGAATTTGGCAAGGTAGGCGAGTGGCATGTCGTCACTGGCCGTATGATTCCTCGAGACGACGCGCCCTAA
- a CDS encoding sodium:solute symporter family protein: MQIDPSLQWLLAITLVVYLVAMYAIGWYAQRQVHDAEDFLVAGRKLPLSLAWMTLLATWFGAGTMLTAADEVRSDGLSAAALDPFGAGFCLLIAGLFVAGPMWRMKLLTVPDFFRRKFGSKAELLSSLILVPSYFGWIAAQFTALAEVLNLFFGIPFGWGLVIVAIIGTGYTLMGGMWSVTLTDAVQISLVLIGLLVLGVVVLWELGDGNAWTGLTRVQKDSAPEMLTIIPTESFASLIGWIGVFAIGALGNLPGQDLMQRVFAAKSERTAKWACLIAGVMYLLFGAIPLLLALAGNLLFPEDMNTKILPALAHAFLHPVVAVIFLVALLSAILSTIDSAILSPASVLAQNVFPRIGKIDTLTSNRVAVLLVAICSLVLAFFGESAYALLEEAYLLTMVGLFVPMMIGLYSKPASGRAANVSMLVGTGIWAIHFAMNWETFLPTVGWLETLQLPLSLMATACAALAYFCWQWPWRIEWTRESEPEA, encoded by the coding sequence ATGCAAATCGATCCGTCGCTGCAATGGCTGCTGGCCATCACATTGGTTGTTTACCTGGTGGCGATGTATGCGATCGGTTGGTATGCCCAACGTCAGGTGCACGACGCGGAAGACTTTTTGGTTGCCGGCCGCAAGTTGCCGCTCTCTTTGGCATGGATGACTTTGCTGGCAACCTGGTTTGGCGCCGGGACGATGCTGACCGCTGCCGACGAAGTTCGGAGCGATGGCCTGAGTGCCGCAGCGCTCGATCCCTTCGGCGCTGGTTTTTGTCTGCTGATCGCCGGGCTGTTTGTTGCTGGGCCGATGTGGCGGATGAAACTTCTCACCGTGCCTGACTTCTTTCGCCGCAAGTTCGGATCGAAGGCGGAACTGTTGTCGTCGTTGATTCTCGTGCCCAGTTACTTCGGCTGGATCGCTGCGCAGTTTACTGCTTTGGCGGAAGTGCTGAATCTGTTCTTCGGGATTCCCTTCGGCTGGGGCCTGGTGATCGTGGCGATCATCGGCACGGGCTACACGCTGATGGGCGGCATGTGGTCGGTGACGCTGACCGACGCTGTCCAAATCTCGCTCGTGCTGATCGGACTGCTGGTTTTGGGAGTTGTCGTGCTATGGGAACTGGGCGATGGCAACGCATGGACTGGCCTGACCCGGGTTCAAAAAGATTCGGCCCCAGAGATGCTCACGATCATCCCGACCGAATCTTTTGCCAGTTTGATTGGCTGGATCGGAGTGTTTGCGATTGGTGCGCTCGGCAATCTGCCGGGGCAAGACTTGATGCAGCGTGTGTTCGCCGCGAAATCGGAACGCACGGCGAAATGGGCCTGCCTGATCGCCGGCGTGATGTACCTTCTGTTCGGCGCGATTCCACTGCTGCTGGCCCTGGCCGGAAATCTTCTGTTTCCGGAAGATATGAACACCAAGATTCTGCCGGCACTCGCGCATGCCTTCTTGCATCCGGTGGTTGCCGTTATTTTTCTGGTGGCACTTCTTTCAGCGATTCTCTCGACGATCGACAGCGCGATCCTTTCACCTGCGAGTGTGCTGGCTCAGAACGTCTTTCCGCGAATTGGCAAGATCGATACGCTGACCAGCAACCGCGTTGCCGTGTTGTTGGTGGCGATCTGCAGCCTCGTGCTCGCCTTCTTCGGCGAGAGTGCGTATGCCCTGCTCGAAGAGGCTTACCTGCTGACAATGGTTGGGCTGTTCGTACCGATGATGATCGGTCTCTATTCCAAACCGGCCAGCGGCCGCGCTGCGAATGTCAGCATGCTGGTTGGGACTGGCATCTGGGCAATTCATTTTGCGATGAACTGGGAGACCTTCTTACCCACAGTTGGTTGGCTCGAGACGCTGCAGCTTCCGTTGTCGCTGATGGCGACCGCATGCGCGGCGCTGGCCTACTTTTGTTGGCAGTGGCCATGGCGAATTGAATGGACCCGCGAGAGTGAACCGGAAGCTTAG
- a CDS encoding methylated-DNA--[protein]-cysteine S-methyltransferase, with translation MTEDSELVISVRLQTSLGPAEIQWRDDLVVRFLWLPKGTKTKQQGAYVRPSVKLTSAQQELAQDLVDYAVGTQIDFSQVPVDLSAGTDFQQRIWKACQKIPYGEVVTYGELARLAGRAGAARAVGTAMSKNRIPLIIPCHRVVAACNQIGGFTSAEGVSQKKRLLDLEAGGRCNLKVPSSAYRRKMRK, from the coding sequence ATGACAGAAGACAGCGAGCTGGTCATTTCGGTTCGGCTGCAAACAAGTTTAGGACCCGCTGAGATTCAGTGGCGTGACGATCTCGTGGTTCGCTTCCTCTGGCTCCCCAAAGGTACCAAGACGAAGCAACAAGGTGCCTATGTACGCCCCTCTGTTAAATTGACATCTGCCCAGCAGGAACTGGCCCAGGACCTGGTCGACTATGCGGTTGGAACGCAGATCGACTTCTCGCAGGTTCCGGTCGATTTGAGTGCCGGGACCGACTTCCAGCAGCGGATTTGGAAAGCTTGCCAGAAAATCCCTTACGGCGAGGTTGTCACGTATGGCGAACTTGCCCGGTTGGCGGGTCGGGCCGGAGCAGCCCGAGCGGTGGGAACCGCAATGTCGAAGAACCGCATCCCGCTGATTATCCCCTGCCATCGTGTGGTGGCGGCCTGCAATCAGATCGGCGGCTTCACCAGTGCTGAGGGGGTTTCGCAAAAGAAACGTCTGCTCGACTTAGAGGCGGGAGGCCGCTGCAATCTGAAGGTCCCCTCCTCCGCGTATCGGCGAAAAATGCGGAAGTAA
- the rnc gene encoding ribonuclease III, which translates to MKWIRSIMLRGQDSPATGEDQLSECELKLGYTFQNRDLLQSALTHASGANHRLGSNERLEFLGDAILGKFVCESLFLRFPNYLEGDLTRIKSIVVSRSTCARLSKAMGLEPFLILGKGMASTQSVPKSLLADVFEAIIAAIYLDGGDEKVNQFLAVALEEEIEQASAGEVGSNYKSMLQQYAQREFGTTPNYELVAEKGPDHSKFFNVAVILQGTRYASAWGANKKEAEQRAAKNALHEIQGDEPPYPEQSDPE; encoded by the coding sequence ATGAAATGGATCCGTTCGATCATGCTACGAGGCCAAGACTCGCCGGCTACCGGTGAAGATCAGCTCTCCGAGTGCGAACTTAAACTCGGATACACCTTTCAAAATCGAGACCTTCTGCAGTCCGCATTGACGCACGCTTCGGGTGCGAATCATCGCCTGGGAAGCAACGAACGGCTCGAATTCCTCGGCGATGCCATTCTCGGTAAGTTCGTCTGCGAATCGCTCTTTCTGCGTTTTCCGAATTACCTGGAAGGCGATCTGACACGAATTAAGTCGATTGTTGTCAGCCGCAGCACATGTGCCCGGCTTAGCAAAGCGATGGGGCTCGAACCGTTTTTGATTCTGGGCAAAGGGATGGCCTCGACCCAGTCGGTTCCCAAGTCGCTGTTAGCGGACGTCTTTGAGGCGATCATCGCCGCGATTTATCTGGATGGTGGCGACGAAAAAGTCAACCAGTTTCTGGCGGTCGCCCTGGAAGAAGAAATCGAACAGGCCTCGGCCGGCGAAGTGGGCAGCAACTACAAATCGATGCTGCAGCAATACGCTCAGCGCGAATTCGGGACGACGCCCAACTATGAACTGGTCGCCGAGAAGGGACCAGACCATAGCAAGTTCTTCAATGTCGCCGTGATCTTGCAGGGAACCCGCTATGCTTCGGCATGGGGTGCCAACAAGAAGGAAGCAGAGCAGCGAGCTGCCAAAAACGCGCTGCACGAAATCCAAGGCGATGAACCACCCTATCCAGAGCAGTCCGACCCGGAATAG